From Orcinus orca chromosome 3, mOrcOrc1.1, whole genome shotgun sequence, a single genomic window includes:
- the CNN2 gene encoding calponin-2 isoform X2 — protein sequence MPASLLSKYDPQKEAELRSWIEGLTGLSIGPDFQKGLKDGIILCTLMNKLQPGSVPKINRSMQNWHQLENLSNFIKAMVSYGMNPVDLFEANDLFESGNLTQVQVSLLALAGKAKTKGMQSGVDIGVKYSEKQERNFDDATMKAGQCVIGLQMGTNKCASQSGMTAYGTRRHLYDPKNHILPPMDHSTISLQMGTNKCASQVGMTAPGTRRHIYDTKLGTDKCDNSSMSLQMGYTQGANQSGQVFGLGRQIYDPKYCPQGPAADGAPAAAGDVPDPGEAPGYPPYYQEEAGY from the exons CTCCTATCCAAATATGACCCTCAGAAGGAGGCAGAGCTCCGAAGCTGGATCGAGGGACTCACTGGCCTCTCCATCGGCCCCGACTTCCAGAAGGGTCTGAAGGATGGGATCATCTTATGCAC ACTCATGAATAAGCTGCAGCCAGGCTCAGTCCCTAAGATCAACCGCTCCATGCAGAACTGGCACCAG CTAGAAAACCTCTCCAACTTCATCAAGGCCATGGTCAGCTACGGCATGAACCCTGTGGACCTGTTCGAGGCCAACGACCTGTTTGAGAGTGGGAATCTAACACAGGTGCAGGTGTCTCTTCTTGCCCTGGCCGGGaag GCCAAGACAAAGGGGATGCAGAGTGGCGTGGACATCGGCGTCAAATACTCGGAAAAGCAGGAGCGGAACTTTGATGATGCCACCATGAAGGCGGGCCAGTGTGTCATCGGGCTCCAG ATGGGCACCAACAAATGTGCCAGCCAGTCAGGCATGACGGCTTATGGCACCAGAAGGCATCTGTACGACCCCAAGAACCATATCCTGCCCCCCATGGACCACTCGACCATCAGCCTCCAGATGGGCACAAACAAGTGTGCCAGCCAG gtGGGCATGACGGCTCCAGGGACCCGGCGGCACATCTACGACACCAAGCTGGGGACAGACAAATGTGACAACTCTTCCATGTCCCTGCAGATGGGTTACACGCAGGGCGCCAATCAGAGCGGCCAGGTATTTGGCCTGGGCCGGCAGATATACGACCCCAAGTACTGCCCGCAAGGCCCAGCGGCCGATGGGGCTCCAGCGGCTGCCGGAGATGTCCCAGACCCGGGGGAGGCCCCAGGGTACCCCCCCTACTACCAGGAGGAGGCAGGCTACTGA
- the ABCA7 gene encoding LOW QUALITY PROTEIN: phospholipid-transporting ATPase ABCA7 (The sequence of the model RefSeq protein was modified relative to this genomic sequence to represent the inferred CDS: inserted 3 bases in 3 codons; deleted 1 base in 1 codon; substituted 4 bases at 4 genomic stop codons), which translates to MASWMQLMLLLWKNFLYRRRQPLQLLVELMWPXRHSHPQLGQHECHFPNKPLPSAGTVPXLXGLICNMSNTCFPRPMPTEEPGVLSTFRAPCKVSWLLADAHTVLGGPRAHRMLASLRQLMPTLRAARGAGEKAGPMEGPSLATELLGTLMQGESLAFVLGQAQDSLDSLVEAAEDLAQELLAPPGLVELWALLWRPQGPGGPLEAVAEALCGAGGPASRYEASDLKELVWQEXARALPHHSLSSTRTELVGALDAHPLSHRLWRRLKPLVLGKVVFSSRPRXRWEGSHVNRTFQGLALLKGIQEVWELLGAPLLNLANDSAGVARLQRLLQVTGRRQPGAGGQDRAGEALRAFLNPRNGGCSWHEAYADMGHLVGTLGRDGGEGPPTWGNLSEGRGSPAVGLLGGNAAPPSGPEEDPGTSDPRPSPSQCVTLDELEAAPSEAALVERALELLSEPEDFPDSSQSPGPGHVRIKIRMDIDDVRRANKIRDRFWDPGAAADTLVWGGFVYLQDLLEHAALRVLTGAAPRAGLYLQQMPYTCYVDDAFLRVLSRSLPLFLMLAWIYSVALTVKAVVREKETRLCCTMRAMGLSGAVLWLGWFLSCLGPFLLSTALLVLVLKVGAPWPSQLQDGCACTREGNRQGAPRGVARPWANPCAPSSCLCLLQLGDILPYSHAVVPFPFLAAFKVATVVQSFFLNACFSRANLAAACGGLAYFVLYLPYVLCVAWRDQLPVGGRVAMSLLLPVAFGFGCESLALLEEQGEGAQWHNVGTGPAADVFSLAQVSGLLLLDAALYGLATWYLEAVCPGEYGIPEPWNVPFRRSYWFGPQTSKCPAPCPTGPQGFPRIPILWTPLVLQLEQPPGPRGLPWLSLPSFPNAGGRGAPGLIPGVSIWSLEKRFPGNLQPALHGLSLDFYQGLITAFLGHNGAGKTTTLSILTGLFPPTAGSACVLGHDVRSNMAAIRPHLGVCPQYSVLFDMLTVDEHVWFYGRLKGLSAAAVSPEQDRLMQDVGLVPKWHAQTRHLSGEEPLGGIQWKLSVAIAFVGGSQVVILDEPTAGVDPACRRGIRELLLKYHDDRTLILSTHHLDEAELLGDRVAVVAGSRLCCCGSPLFLWCHLVSRYYLTLVKGPPALATSKKVRAGLPWWRSGGESACRCRGHGFVPWSGKIPHAAERLGGDTDLKDNMDPGQEAEPGSQTSTARHAQLLALLQSHVPGARLVKELPHELVLVLPYQGAPDSSFAELFCELDQRLGKLGLASFGISDTSLEEIFLKVVDCAVDTGPGGAAADGRPRQHPCSGIAHLDATARLQILPEESALENGAGSAPETQALQSSGPDAAGCVHGWVLAHQQLRALLLKHFLLARCSRCGLFAQIVLPALFVGLALVFSLIMPPFRYYPALQLSPSMYGSQVSFFSEDAPGDPERARLLEMLLEEAGLEEAYLKNNSNRAPECTQPAICQFSVPEVPADVAKVLASGNWTPESPSPACQCSQPGAHRLLPDCPAVAGCPPPPQAPTSSGKVVQNLTGRKLSDLLVKTYPRLVRQGLKTKKWVNEVRYGGFSLGGRDPGLPSGLEVGRSVEELQALLNPQLGGALDRILNNLTAWALGLDIQDGLKTWFNNKGWHAVVAFVNRANNALLLARLPPSPAHHAHSITTLNHPLNLTKEQLSEAALMASSVDVLVSICVVFAMSFVPASFTLELSLGHGAGTAWRGGGPATTCHCPFWPFLGRDLSRMCNYLVPVSIVVLIFLAFQQRAYVASANLPALLLLLLLYDWSITPLMYPSSSSFSMPSMAYMVLTCINLFIGINGSMATFVLELFSDQKLQEVSWILKRVFLIFPHFCLGWALIDMVRNQAMADAFERLGEGQFQSPLRWEVVSKNLLAMLIQGPIFLLFTLLLQHHNCLLPQPKLRLLPALGEEDEDVARERGRVVQGATERDVLVLRDLTKVCPGQRTLAVDLLCLGISPGECFGLLGVNGAGKTSTFHMVTGDTVPSGGEVVLAGHSVAREPAVAHCRMGYCPQLDAIFELLTGREHLELFARLRGVXEAQVAQTASSGLGRLGRLGRLGLPQCADSPMGTYSRGNKRKLATAVALVGDPAVVSLVCEGEGRGPTTGRDPGARRFLSNSLLAVVRPGQSSRLRAPTAWGREALCTHLAIMVNGRFRCLVSTQHLQGRFRAGHTLTLRVSESQSESVAAFVAATFPGAELRELHGGRLRFQLPPGARCALVHLFGELAARGAEHGVEDFSVSQTTLEEVFLXLSKDQGKEEDEKDAEVGADPVPGPQNPRLITQLLEDHSMAGTVL; encoded by the exons ATGGCCTCCTGGATGCAGCTGATGCTGCTGCTTTGGAAGAATTTCCTGTACCGCAGGAGGCAGCCG TTGCAGCTCTTGGTGGAGCTGATGTGGC CACGCCATTCCCACCCCCAACTTGGGCAGCATGAAT GCCATTTCCCCAACAAGCCGCTGCCGTCAGCGGGTACCGTCCCTTGACTCTAGGGCCTCATCTGCAACATGAGCAACACCTGTTTCCCACGGCCCATGCCCACCGAGGAGCCTGGCGTCCTCAGCACCTTCAGGGCTCCCTGTAA GGTCTCCTGGCTCCTGGCAGATGCCCACACTGTCCTGGGGGGCCCCAGGGCCCACAGGATGCTGGCTAGCCTGAGGCAGCTGATGCCTACGCTGAGGGCTGCACGTGGAGCAGGTGAGAAGGCAGGGCCCATG GAGGGACCGTCCCTGGCCACTGAGCTGCTGGGGACACTGATGCAAGGG GAATCCCTGGCGTTTGTGCTGGGCCAGGCCCAGGATTCCTTAGACAGCCTTGTGGAAGCAGCAGAAGACCTGGCCCAGGAG CTCCTGGCGCCGCCTGGCCTGGTGGAGCTGTGGGCACTGCTGTGGAGACCCCAAGGGCCAGGTGGCCCCCTGGAGGCGGTGGCAGAAGCCCTGTGCGGTGCCGGGGGCCCAGCAAGCCGGTACGAGGCCAGTGACCTGAAGGAGCTGGTGTGGCAGG CGGCACGGGCCCTGCCACACCACAGCCTGA GCTCCACCCGCACCGAGCTGGTGGGGGCCCTGGACGCCCACCCCCTGTCCCACCGGCTCTGGAGGCGCCTGAAGCCGCTGGTCCTGGGGAAAGTAGTGTTCAGCTCACGGCCCAGGTGACGGTGGGAGGGGTCCCAC GTGAACCGAACCTTCCAGGGGCTGGCGCTGTTGAAGGGCATCCAGGAGGTGTGGGAGCTGCTGGGCGCCCCGCTCTTGAACTTAGCGAACGACAGCGCCGGCGTCGCACGGCTGCAG AGGCTCCTGCAGGTCACAGGAAGAAGGCAGCCAGGAGCTGGAGGCCAGGACCGGGCG GGGGAGGCTCTTCGTGCCTTTCTGAATCCCCGAAATGGTGGCTGCAGCTGGCATGAGGCCTATGCTGATATGGGACACCTGGTGGGCACACTGGGCCGTGATGGAGGTGAGGGGCCGCCCACCTGGGGAAATCTCTCTGAGGGGAGGGGCAGCCCTGCTGTGGGACTCCTAGGAGGAAACGCGGCTCCACCCTCAGGTCCAGAGGAGGACCCTGGGACCTCGGACCCACGCCCAAGCCCCTCCCAGTGCGTGACTCTGGACGAGCTGGAGGCTGCGCCCTCAGAGGCTGCCCTGGTGGAGCGGGCCCTGGAGCTGCTCTCGGAGCCCGAGGACTTCCCGGACTCTTCGCAGTCCCCAGGCCCTGGCCATGTGCGCATCAAGATACGCATGGACATCGATGACGTCAGAAGAGCCAATAAGATCAGGGACAG ATTTTGGGACCCCGGTGCGGCTGCTGACACGCTGGTGTGGGGCGGCTTCGTGTACCTGCAGGACCTGCTGGAGCACGCAGCCCTGCGCGTGCTCACTGGAGCCGCGCCCCGCGCCGGCCTCTACCTGCAGCAGATGCCCTACACGTGCTACGTGGACGACGC GTTCCTGCGCGTGCTGAGCCGGTCACTGCCGCTCTTCCTGATGCTGGCCTGGATCTACTCGGTGGCGCTGACCGTGAAGGCTGTGGTGCGTGAGAAGGAGACGAGGCTGTGCTGCACGATGCGCGCCATGGGGCTCAGTGGCGCCGTGCTTTGGCTGGGCTGGTTCCTCAGCTGTCTCGGGCCCTTCCTTCTCAGCACCGCGTTGCTCGTGCTGGTGCTCAAGGTGGGCGCACCCTGGCCTTCCCAGCTCCAGGATGGGTGCGCGTGTACGCGGGAGGGTAACAGGCAGGGGGCGCCTCGCGGGGTTGCGCGTCCCTGGGCGAATCCGTGCGCTCCCTCCAGCTGCCTTTGCCTCCTGCAGCTCGGGGACATCCTCCCCTACAGCCACGCGGTGGTGCCCTTCCCGTTCTTGGCGGCTTTCAAGGTGGCCACGGTGGTCCAGAGCTTCTTTCTGAACGCCTGCTTCTCCCGAGCCAACCTGGCAGCCGCCTGCGGGGGCCTCGCCTACTTCGTGCTCTATCTGCCCTACGTGCTGTGCGTGGCCTGGCGGGACCAACTGCCCGTGGGCGGCCGTGTGGCCATG AGCCTTCTGTTGCCCGTGGCCTTCGGCTTCGGCTGCGAGAGCCTGGCACTGCTGGAGGAGCAGGGCGAGGGCGCGCAGTGGCATAACGTGGGCACTGGGCCTGCAGCCGATGTCTTCAGCCTGGCTCAGGTCTCGGGTCTTCTGCTGCTCGACGCTGCGCTCTACGGCCTCGCCACTTGGTACCTAGAGGCTGTGTGTCCAG GCGAGTACGGGATCCCCGAACCGTGGAACGTTCCCTTTCGGAGGAGCTACTGGTTTGGGCCTCAGACCTCCAAGTGCCCAGCCCCTTGCCCCACAGGACCCCAAGG GTTCCCGCGGATCCCAATCCTCTGGACACCCCTAGTTCTCCAG CTTGAACAGCCCCCAGGACCCCGGGGGCTCCCATGGCTGAGTCTGCCCTCCTTCCCCAATGCTGGTGGAAGAGGCGCCCCTGGCCTGATTCCAGGAGTCTCCATATGGAGCCTGGAAAAGCGCTTTCCTGGTAACCTACAGCCGGCCCTGCACGGGCTCAGCCTGGACTTCTACCAGGGCCTCATCACCGCCTTCCTGGGCCACAATGGGGCTGGCAAGACGACCACTCT GTCCATCCTAACCGGCCTCTTCCCACCCACTGCTGGCTCCGCCTGTGTCCTGGGCCACGATGTCCGATCCAATATGGCAGCCATCCGGCCCCACCTGGGAGTCTGCCCACAGTACAGTGTGCTGTTTGACAT GCTGACCGTGGATGAGCACGTCTGGTTCTATGGGCGGTTAAAGGGTCTGAGTGCAGCTGCCGTGAGCCCCGAGCAGGACCGTCTGATGCAGGATGTGGGACTGGTCCCCAAGTGGCATGCACAGACTCGCCACCTCTCTGGGGAGGAGCCTTTGG GTGGGATTCAGTGGAAGCTTTCAGTGGCCATTGCCTTTGTGGGTGGCTCCCAAGTCGTTATCTTGGATGAGCCCACAGCTGGTGTGGACCCTGCTTGCCGTCGAGGCATTCGGGAGCTGCTGCTCAAATACCATGATG ATCGCACATTGATCCTCTCCACCCACCACCTGGATGAGGCAGAGCTGTTGGGAGACCGTGTGGCAGTGGTGGCGGGCAGCCGCTTGTGCTGCTGTGGCTCCCCGCTCTTCCTGTGGTGTCATTTGGTCTCCAGATACTACCTGACACTGGTGAAGggtcccccagccctggccaccaGCAAAAAGgtgagggctgggcttccctggtggcgcagtggtggagagtccgcctgccgatgcaggggacacgggttcgtgccctggtctgggaagatcccacatgccgcagagcggctgggc GGTGACACTGACTTGAAGGACAACATGGATCCTGGGCAGGAAGCGGAGCCAGGCAGCCAGACCAGCACTGCCA GACATGCTCAGCTGCTGGCCCTGTTGCAGAGCCACGTGCCCGGGGCACGGCTGGTCAAAGAGCTGCCACACGAGCTGGTGCTGGTGCTGCCCTACCAGGGCGCCCCGGACAGTAGCTTCGCTGAGCTCTTCTGCGAGCTGGACCAGCGGTTGGGGAAGCTGGGACTGGCCAGCTTTGGGATCTCCGACACCAGCCTGGAGGAG ATCTTCCTGAAGGTGGTGGACTGTGCTGTGGACACAGGCCCAGGGGGTGCGGCCGCAG ATGGTAGGCCCAGGCAGCACCCGTGCTCAGGCATTGCTCATTTGGACGCGACTGCAAGGCTGCAGATTCTGCCAGAGGAATCAGCCCTGGAGAATGGGG CGGGATCTGCCCCCGAGACACAGGCCTTGCAGAGCTCTGGGCCAGACGCCGCAGGCTGTGTACATGGCTGGGTGCTGGCCCACCAGCAGCTCCGGGCCTTGCTTCTCAAGCACTTCCTGCTTGCCCGCTGCAGCCGCTGTGGCCTGTTCGCACAG ATTGTGCTGCCTGCCCTCTTCGTGGGCTTGGCACTGGTGTTCAGCCTCATCATGCCTCCTTTCAGATACTACCCAGCTCTGCAGCTCAGTCCCAGCATGTATGGCTCCCAAGTGTCCTTCTTCAG CGAGGATGCCCCAGGGGATCCTGAACGTGCCCGCCTGCTCGAGATGCTGCTGGAAGAGGCCGGATTGGAGGAGGCTTACCTGAAAAATAACTCCAACAG GGCACCTGAGTGCACACAGCCTGCCATCTGCCAGTTCTCGGTGCCCGAGGTTCCTGCAGATGTGGCTAAGGTCTTGGCCAGCGGCAACTGGACTCCGGAGTCTCCGTcccctgcctgccagtgcagccaGCCTGGTGCCCATCGCCTGCTGCCCGACTGTCCTGCTGTGGCcggctgccccccacctccccaggcacCGACCAGCTCGGGCAAAGTGGTCCAGAACCTAACAGGCCGGAAATTGTCTGACCTCCTGGTCAAGACCTACCCACGCCTGGTGCGCCAAGG CCTGAAGACCAAGAAGTGGGTGAACGAGGTCAG GTATGGGGGCTTCTCCCTGGGGGGCCGAGACCCGGGCCTGCCCTCGGGGCTTGAGGTGGGCCGCTCTGTGGAGGAGTTGCAGGCACTGCTGAACCCCCAACTGGGCGGGGCCCTCGACCGCATCCTGAACAACCTCACAGCATGGGCTCTTGGTCTGGACATTCAGGATGGCCTCAAG ACCTGGTTCAACAACAAGGGCTGGCATGCCGTGGTGGCCTTTGTCAACCGAGCCAACAACGCTCTCCTACTTGCCCGCCTGCCGCCAAGCCCCGCCCACCATGCCCACAGCATCACCACGCTCAATCACCCCCTGAACCTCACCAAGGAGCAGCTGTCTGAGGCCGCGCT AATGGCCTCCTCAGTGGACGTGCTTGTCTCCATCTGTGTGGTCTTCGCCATGTCCTTTGTCCCGGCCAGCTTCACCCTTGAACTTTCTCTGGGACATGGTGCGgggaccgcctggaggggtgggggccCCGCCACCACTTGCCACTGTCCCTTCTGGCCCTTTCTGGGCAGGGACTTGTCTAGGATG TGTAACTACTTGGTGCCGGTGTCCATCGTGGTGCTCATCTTTCTGGCCTTCCAGCAGAGGGCGTACGTGGCCTCTGCCAACCTGCCTGCCCTCCTGTTGTTGCTACTACTGTATGA CTGGTCAATCACACCGCTCATGTacccatcctcctcctccttctccatgCCCAGCATGGCCTACATGGTGCTCACCTGCATCAACCTCTTTATCGGCATCAACGGCAGCATGGCCACCTTTGTGCTCGAGCTCTTCTCTGATCAG AAGTTACAGGAGGTGAGCTGGATCCTGAAACGGGTCTTCCTTATCTTTCCTCACTTCTGCCTGGGCTGGGCGCTCATTGACATGGTGAGGAACCAGGCCATGGCTGACGCTTTTGAGCGCTTGG GAGAGGGGCAGTTCCAGTCACCCCTGCGCTGGGAGGTTGTCAGCAAGAACCTTTTGGCCATGTTGATACAGGGGCCCATCTTCCTCCTCTTTACACTCCTGCTGCAGCACCACAACTGCCTCCTGCCACA ACCCAAGCTGAGGCTGCTGCCTGCCCTGGGAGAGGAGGATGAGGATGTGGCCCGTGAGCGGGGGCGGGTGGTACAAGGAGCCACCGAGAGGGACGTGTTGGTGCTGAGGGACCTGACCAAG GTGTGCCCTGGGCAGAGGACACTGGCTGTCGACCTCCTGTGTCTTGGGATCTCCCCTGGTGAG TGTTTTGGGCTGCTGGGCGTGAACGGAGCGGGGAAAACGTCCACGTTCCACATGGTGACTGGGGACACGGTGCCCAGCGGGGGCGAGGTGGTGCTGGCAGGCCACAG CGTGGCTCGGGAACCGGCCGTAGCTCACTGCCGCATGGGCTACTGCCCTCAGTTGGATGCCATCTTCGAGCTGCTGACCGGCCGCGAGCACCTGGAGCTGTTTGCACGCCTGCGCGGTG TCGAGGCCCAGGTTGCCCAG ACAGCAAGCTCGGGCCTGGGGCGCCTGGGGCGCCTGGGGCGCCTGGGCCTCCCTCAATGTGCGGACAGCCCCATGGGCACCTACAGCCGGGGCAACAAGCGGAAACTGGCGACAGCCGTGGCTCTGGTGGGGGATCCAGCTGTGGTCTCTCTGGTATgtgagggggagggcagggggc CCACCACTGGCAGGGACCCTGGCGCACGGCGTTTTCTCTCGAACAGCCTTCTGGCCGTGGT CAGGCCTGGCCAGAGCTCACGGCTCCGGGCTCCCACAGCATGGGGGAGAGAGGCGCTCTGCACGCACCTGGCCATCATGGTGAACGGGCGGTTCCGCTGCCTGGTCAGCACGCAGCACCTCCAGGGCCG GTTCAGGGCTGGCCACACGCTGACCCTGCGGGTGTCCGAGTCTCAGTCCGAGTCGGTGGCAGCCTTCGTGGCAGCCACGTTCCCGGGGGCCGAGCTACGGGAGTTGCACGGTGGCCGCCTGCGCTTCCAGCTGCCTCCGGGAGCGCGCTGCGCCTTGGTGCACCTCTTTGGAGAGCTGGCGGCACGTGGCGCAGAGCACGGTGTGGAGGACTTCTCTGTGAGCCAGACCACGCTGGAGGAG GTATTCCTGTAACTCTCCAAGGatcaggggaaggaggaggacgaGAAGGACGCAGAAGTGGGGGCGGACCCTGTGCCAGGCCCACAGAACCCCAGACTCATCACCCAGTTGCTCGAGGACCACAGCATGGCCGGGACGGTGCTCTGA